Proteins encoded in a region of the Nocardia asteroides genome:
- a CDS encoding 5-oxoprolinase/urea amidolyase family protein, producing the protein MTVAALPVAGAVPATSPARGRVEVVRPGMLTTVQDWPGRIGYWHIGVPPSGPMDDLSFRLGNRALGNDEGAAGLECTLGGPALRFTAPAWVCVTGAPTDVTVDGIRVPQWRTLAVPAGGVLDVGIVRGPGMRCYVLIAGGIDVPGYLGSAATFTLGRFGGGTGGALRAGESLPLAPHRGRITTAVPMEEQPVLARRWELAVTEGPHGAPEFFTRADFETIVGTDYEVHFNSDRTGVRLIGPKPQWARADGGEAGLHPSNIHDTPYSVGALDFTGDTPILLGPDGPSLGGFVCPVTVVAADRWKLGQLSAGDSVRFVPVRGDRAASIRELGPARRAAWPTVLSAGGDGDDGVLRRAEVDDETAVTYRRAGDDAVLVEYGAMTLDLGLRARVHALHQHLLAAGVRGVTELTPGIRSLQIRVDPHVLSVPALLDLLAEAETQLPASDQLVVPSRVVHLPLSWDDPSTREAITRYMRGVRADAPWCPWNIEFIRRMNGLASVSEVYDTVFGAEYLVLGLGDVYLGAPVATPTDPRHRLVTTKYNPARTWTPENAVGIGGAYLCVYGMEGPGGYQFVGRTTQVWNHRACGAPAIAPGADRTASGAETPWLLRYFDRIRWYPVEAEELLDMRADFSAGNVRVRAEGGEFRLADYRAFLADNAASIEAFRAKQAQAFDAERNSWRSAGELTATVGSRRHAVLSSEVRTDGSA; encoded by the coding sequence CCCCGGCGCGCGGCCGGGTCGAGGTCGTTCGGCCCGGCATGCTGACCACCGTCCAGGACTGGCCCGGCCGCATCGGGTACTGGCACATCGGCGTGCCACCGTCGGGCCCGATGGACGATCTGTCGTTCCGCCTGGGCAATCGAGCGCTCGGCAACGACGAAGGCGCCGCCGGACTGGAATGCACCCTCGGCGGGCCCGCGCTCCGATTCACCGCGCCCGCTTGGGTTTGCGTCACCGGCGCTCCGACCGACGTGACGGTGGACGGCATCCGCGTGCCGCAGTGGCGCACGCTGGCCGTACCCGCGGGCGGCGTATTGGACGTCGGCATCGTGCGCGGACCGGGCATGCGCTGCTACGTGCTGATCGCGGGCGGAATCGACGTGCCCGGATACCTCGGCAGCGCGGCGACCTTCACACTCGGCCGGTTCGGCGGCGGCACGGGTGGCGCCTTGCGCGCCGGTGAATCGCTTCCGTTGGCCCCGCACCGGGGCCGGATCACGACTGCCGTGCCGATGGAAGAACAGCCGGTGCTGGCCCGGCGCTGGGAACTCGCGGTCACCGAGGGCCCGCACGGCGCTCCGGAGTTCTTCACCCGCGCCGACTTCGAGACCATCGTCGGCACCGACTACGAGGTGCACTTCAACTCCGACCGCACCGGTGTCCGGCTGATCGGGCCGAAGCCGCAATGGGCCCGCGCCGACGGCGGCGAGGCGGGCCTGCACCCGTCCAATATTCACGACACCCCGTATTCGGTGGGCGCGTTGGACTTCACGGGCGACACCCCCATCCTGCTCGGCCCCGACGGACCGAGTCTCGGCGGTTTCGTCTGCCCGGTCACCGTCGTGGCGGCCGACCGCTGGAAGCTCGGCCAACTGTCCGCGGGCGACAGCGTGCGGTTCGTTCCGGTCCGCGGTGACCGCGCCGCCTCGATCCGGGAACTCGGGCCCGCGCGCCGCGCCGCGTGGCCGACGGTGCTGTCGGCGGGCGGCGACGGTGACGACGGCGTGCTGCGCCGCGCCGAGGTCGACGACGAAACCGCGGTGACCTACCGCCGCGCGGGCGACGACGCAGTGCTGGTCGAATACGGCGCCATGACGTTGGATCTGGGCCTGCGCGCCCGTGTGCACGCCCTGCATCAGCACCTGCTCGCCGCCGGGGTGCGCGGCGTGACCGAGCTGACCCCCGGCATTCGTTCACTGCAGATTCGGGTCGATCCGCACGTCTTGTCCGTGCCCGCGCTGCTGGACCTGCTCGCCGAAGCCGAGACCCAGCTGCCCGCCTCCGATCAGCTCGTCGTGCCCAGCCGGGTCGTCCATCTGCCGCTGTCCTGGGACGACCCGTCCACGCGCGAGGCGATCACCCGCTACATGCGCGGCGTGCGCGCCGATGCGCCTTGGTGCCCGTGGAACATCGAGTTCATCCGCCGCATGAACGGCTTGGCTTCCGTCTCCGAGGTCTACGACACCGTGTTCGGAGCCGAGTACCTGGTGCTGGGCCTCGGCGACGTCTACCTCGGCGCGCCGGTCGCCACCCCCACCGATCCCCGGCACCGGCTGGTCACCACGAAATACAATCCCGCTCGCACCTGGACCCCGGAGAACGCCGTGGGCATCGGCGGCGCCTACCTGTGTGTCTACGGCATGGAGGGGCCGGGGGGCTACCAGTTCGTCGGCCGTACCACGCAGGTGTGGAATCACCGAGCCTGCGGCGCGCCCGCGATTGCGCCCGGCGCCGACCGCACCGCTTCAGGAGCCGAAACGCCCTGGCTATTGCGTTATTTCGATCGGATCCGCTGGTATCCCGTCGAAGCGGAGGAACTGCTCGACATGCGCGCCGATTTCTCCGCGGGCAACGTCCGTGTTCGAGCCGAGGGCGGAGAATTCCGGCTGGCGGACTACCGGGCGTTCCTCGCCGACAACGCCGCGTCCATCGAGGCCTTCCGCGCGAAGCAGGCGCAAGCCTTCGACGCGGAACGGAATTCCTGGCGATCTGCGGGCGAGCTCACCGCGACGGTCGGTAGCCGTCGCCACGCCGTCCTTTCGAGCGAGGTGCGGACCGACGGTTCAGCGTAG
- a CDS encoding CGNR zinc finger domain-containing protein, with translation MRRRFRTGRAALDLVHTGGEGELAVWEIMHTVEDLRRFLGVILELDELTAEESDLPTMRTLRAAIAGTAYGLATGEQLSPGNIAAINAVAAQPPLIPELRLDGTGGFADATASAALSTLARDAIDLFTSPLADRIRVCAAQDCGLLFVDASRPGRRRWCSMDRCGNLSKVRRYRAKE, from the coding sequence CTGCGCCGCCGCTTCCGTACGGGACGAGCCGCCCTCGACCTCGTGCACACCGGCGGCGAAGGCGAGCTCGCGGTGTGGGAGATCATGCACACCGTCGAGGATCTGCGCCGGTTCCTCGGCGTGATCCTCGAACTGGACGAGCTGACAGCCGAGGAATCGGATCTGCCGACGATGCGGACGCTGCGTGCCGCGATCGCCGGCACGGCGTACGGCCTCGCGACGGGCGAGCAGTTGTCGCCGGGGAACATCGCGGCGATCAACGCCGTCGCCGCCCAGCCCCCGCTGATCCCGGAACTCCGGCTCGACGGCACCGGCGGCTTCGCCGACGCGACGGCGTCCGCGGCGCTGTCCACGCTCGCCCGCGACGCCATCGACCTGTTCACCAGCCCGCTGGCCGACCGCATCCGGGTCTGCGCCGCCCAGGATTGCGGCTTGCTGTTCGTCGATGCCTCGCGTCCCGGCCGTCGCCGCTGGTGCTCGATGGACCGCTGCGGCAACCTCAGCAAGGTGCGCCGCTACCGCGCCAAGGAGTGA
- a CDS encoding SGNH/GDSL hydrolase family protein codes for MSPNTWIAGFRTGVIRPDERIKFAESRSFTDQTVRQALRLAGGGAQVRVRLTNRYGTTPLTIGAARVALRKTGSEIVPGTDTALRFDGAEQVVVPVGGEVLSDPVESAFSAGTDLALSLYLPGPTGPATYSHQPGETAYIADGDVTSGAVLRAAEEVPARFFVTGVDVLAPAGTPMAVAFGDSWFEGVGTTLDANRRSVDVLNERLERGWVVNQGIAGNRLLTDEVGEPGLARFDRDVLDVPGVTSVLVNFGINDLTLGGMVGQPPATADELIEGFTTLAQRAHAAGLTIHAATIGPYGGVIYEGLHVAETLATRRRVNEWLRGCEVFDSVFDVARAVEDPQRPDFIRPGFDSGDGMHLNDAGARAMAESIDVAALFGSISRAGRSRVLVAAMA; via the coding sequence ATGTCGCCCAACACCTGGATCGCCGGATTCCGCACCGGGGTGATCCGCCCGGACGAGCGGATCAAGTTCGCGGAATCCCGCTCGTTCACCGACCAGACGGTGCGCCAGGCACTGCGCCTCGCGGGGGGCGGCGCGCAGGTGCGGGTCAGGCTGACCAACCGTTACGGGACGACGCCACTGACGATCGGCGCAGCACGAGTCGCTCTGCGCAAGACCGGCAGCGAGATCGTCCCCGGGACCGATACCGCGCTGCGGTTCGACGGCGCGGAGCAGGTCGTCGTCCCGGTGGGCGGCGAAGTTCTCAGCGACCCGGTGGAGTCGGCCTTCTCGGCAGGCACGGATCTGGCGCTGAGCCTCTACCTGCCCGGCCCCACCGGGCCGGCGACCTACTCACACCAGCCCGGGGAAACCGCTTACATAGCGGACGGCGACGTCACGTCCGGAGCAGTACTCCGAGCCGCCGAGGAGGTGCCCGCGCGATTCTTCGTCACCGGCGTCGATGTGCTCGCGCCCGCGGGCACGCCGATGGCCGTCGCTTTCGGCGACTCCTGGTTCGAAGGCGTCGGCACCACACTCGACGCCAACCGCCGCTCGGTCGACGTCCTCAACGAACGCCTGGAGCGCGGCTGGGTGGTCAACCAGGGCATCGCCGGAAATCGGCTGCTGACCGACGAGGTGGGTGAACCGGGCCTGGCGCGCTTCGACCGCGACGTGCTCGACGTGCCCGGCGTGACCAGCGTCCTGGTCAACTTCGGCATCAACGACCTCACCCTGGGCGGCATGGTCGGCCAGCCGCCCGCGACCGCCGACGAATTGATCGAGGGCTTCACCACCCTCGCGCAGCGGGCGCACGCGGCGGGCCTGACCATCCACGCCGCGACGATCGGCCCCTACGGCGGCGTCATCTACGAAGGTCTGCACGTCGCCGAGACGCTGGCGACCCGCCGGCGCGTGAACGAATGGCTGCGCGGCTGCGAGGTCTTCGACTCGGTGTTCGATGTGGCCCGTGCGGTCGAGGACCCGCAGCGGCCTGATTTCATCCGACCCGGCTTCGACAGCGGTGACGGCATGCATCTCAACGACGCAGGGGCTCGGGCGATGGCCGAAAGCATCGACGTGGCGGCGCTTTTCGGCTCGATATCGCGCGCGGGACGCTCACGTGTCCTGGTGGCCGCTATGGCCTGA
- a CDS encoding NAD(P)-dependent alcohol dehydrogenase, whose protein sequence is MSDGQQSTIERATMTAIVAPRYGSSEALRTQAVPRPVAAAGEVLVRVRAAAVCRGDVHLLTGKPYAIRLGFGLRRPKYPVIGHDLAGDVVDVGPGVSEFDRGDSVFGAVDSGAFAEFARVPVGRLARVPDGLTVIEAAALPDSGMTALQGLRDVGGLRAGQKVLVNGASGGVGTSAVQIAKALGADVTAVCGPRHVETLRALGADRVIDYTTADFTRDTDRYDVLLDLVGNRPLTACRRVLAPKGVFVSSAGAPGGDWLGPVLWVGKVVLTSLVVGQTMRPLLMRPCRADLEFLAGLAAEGKLRPVIERRFPLAAAASAVAHVAAGHARGKTVIVV, encoded by the coding sequence ATGTCCGACGGCCAGCAGTCCACCATCGAGCGCGCGACGATGACCGCGATCGTCGCGCCGCGATACGGCTCCAGCGAGGCGCTTCGGACGCAGGCGGTGCCGCGTCCGGTCGCGGCCGCGGGCGAGGTGCTGGTCCGGGTGCGCGCGGCGGCGGTATGCCGCGGCGACGTGCACCTGCTCACCGGCAAGCCCTACGCGATCCGGCTCGGTTTCGGCCTTCGGCGGCCGAAGTACCCGGTCATCGGGCACGACCTGGCAGGCGATGTCGTCGACGTCGGTCCCGGCGTGAGCGAATTCGACCGTGGGGACTCGGTTTTCGGTGCGGTCGACTCGGGAGCCTTCGCCGAATTCGCGCGCGTGCCGGTCGGGCGGCTCGCGCGCGTTCCCGATGGCCTGACCGTGATCGAGGCCGCGGCCTTGCCGGATTCGGGCATGACGGCGCTGCAAGGTCTGCGCGATGTCGGCGGACTGCGCGCCGGGCAGAAAGTACTCGTCAACGGCGCGTCGGGCGGTGTGGGAACGAGCGCGGTGCAGATCGCCAAGGCGCTCGGCGCCGACGTGACGGCGGTGTGCGGCCCACGCCACGTCGAGACGTTGCGCGCGCTGGGGGCCGATCGCGTGATCGATTACACCACCGCGGATTTCACGCGCGACACGGATCGATACGACGTCCTGCTCGATTTGGTGGGCAATCGGCCGCTGACCGCATGCCGCCGGGTGCTCGCACCGAAAGGGGTCTTCGTCTCTTCGGCGGGCGCGCCTGGCGGAGACTGGCTCGGTCCGGTGCTGTGGGTGGGCAAAGTGGTGCTGACCAGCCTGGTGGTCGGCCAGACCATGCGTCCCCTGCTGATGCGCCCGTGCCGGGCGGACCTCGAGTTCCTGGCGGGGCTGGCCGCCGAGGGGAAACTGCGCCCGGTGATCGAACGGCGCTTTCCGCTCGCCGCGGCCGCCTCGGCGGTGGCCCATGTCGCCGCGGGGCACGCCCGAGGCAAGACGGTGATCGTCGTCTGA
- a CDS encoding epoxide hydrolase, with protein sequence MSNEIKPFRIDIPQQQLDDLRSRLDATRWPAALPGDGWDTGVPTVWLRELVEYWRTEYDWRAAEARLNEYPQYTTEIDGQTIHFLHVRSPETGALPLLLTHGWPGSVAEFLDVIGPLTDPSAHGGDPSDAFHLVIPSLPGFGFSGPVAEAGWTIDRIAAAWAELMRRLGYERYGVQGGDIGAAVSPQVGRTAPGQVIGVHVNGGPGPHPPLPLAEEELASLTDLERDRIGRIEAFMQEEFGYIAIQSTRPQALAYGLIDSPVGQLAWIMDKFREWTHPRGVEPDKILDRDRLLTNAMLYWLTGTAGSSAYVGYAQESPWGEPAQNSGVPTAALVFAHDVGIRRYAETENTITRWTDVDRGGHFAAMEEPQLLTTDIREFFRDLR encoded by the coding sequence ATGAGCAACGAGATCAAGCCGTTCCGTATCGACATCCCCCAGCAGCAGCTCGACGACCTGCGTTCTCGTCTCGACGCCACCCGCTGGCCCGCCGCACTGCCCGGCGACGGCTGGGACACCGGCGTGCCGACCGTCTGGCTGCGCGAGCTGGTCGAGTACTGGCGCACCGAATACGACTGGCGCGCAGCCGAAGCGCGGCTCAACGAATATCCGCAGTACACGACGGAGATCGACGGGCAGACCATCCACTTCCTGCATGTCCGCTCACCCGAGACCGGCGCGCTGCCGCTGCTGCTGACGCACGGCTGGCCGGGTTCGGTGGCGGAATTCCTCGACGTCATCGGACCTCTGACCGATCCGAGCGCGCACGGTGGCGATCCGTCCGACGCGTTCCATCTGGTCATCCCGTCGCTGCCGGGATTCGGATTCTCCGGGCCGGTCGCCGAGGCAGGGTGGACGATCGATCGGATCGCCGCGGCGTGGGCCGAGCTCATGCGCAGACTGGGCTACGAGCGCTATGGCGTGCAGGGCGGCGACATCGGAGCGGCGGTGAGCCCGCAGGTCGGCCGGACGGCGCCGGGCCAGGTGATCGGCGTGCACGTCAACGGAGGGCCCGGCCCGCACCCGCCGCTGCCGCTCGCGGAGGAGGAGCTGGCGAGCCTCACCGACCTGGAACGCGACCGCATCGGGCGGATCGAGGCATTCATGCAAGAGGAGTTCGGCTACATCGCCATCCAATCCACGCGCCCGCAGGCGCTGGCATACGGACTGATCGATTCGCCGGTGGGGCAACTGGCCTGGATCATGGACAAGTTCCGGGAGTGGACGCATCCGCGCGGCGTCGAGCCGGACAAGATCCTCGACCGGGATCGGCTGCTGACCAACGCGATGCTCTACTGGCTCACCGGAACCGCGGGCTCGTCGGCCTATGTCGGCTACGCCCAGGAATCGCCGTGGGGCGAGCCGGCGCAGAACTCCGGCGTGCCGACGGCAGCCCTGGTCTTCGCGCACGACGTCGGCATCCGCCGCTACGCCGAGACCGAGAACACCATCACGCGGTGGACCGACGTCGATCGCGGCGGCCACTTCGCCGCGATGGAGGAACCCCAGCTGCTCACCACCGACATCCGCGAGTTCTTCCGGGACCTACGCTGA
- a CDS encoding NAD(P)H-binding protein, with protein sequence MTTKILVTGGTGTLGRQVLPLLRETGADVRVLSRTERPADGGVEFVAGDLLRGGGIDAAVTGVDTILHLAGGAKGDDVATANLLRAAATASVGHLVYISVTAADLLPLTYFRAKFAAEQAVAESGIPWTTLRAAQFHDFVPNLVDTMRKSPVLPVLGGARLQPVDTREVAARLVELAGGAPAGRVPDLVGPEVFGMRDLVRDYLATLGKRRALLTVRVPGKAGRVYRAGENLVTEGAEVGKLRWADYLTEHQGAVRAG encoded by the coding sequence ATGACCACGAAAATCCTTGTCACCGGCGGCACCGGCACCCTGGGCCGCCAGGTGCTTCCACTACTGCGCGAGACCGGCGCCGACGTGCGTGTCCTGAGCCGCACCGAGCGTCCCGCGGACGGCGGCGTCGAGTTCGTCGCCGGGGACCTCCTGCGCGGCGGCGGCATCGATGCCGCGGTGACGGGTGTCGACACCATCCTGCATCTGGCCGGCGGCGCCAAGGGTGACGACGTGGCGACCGCGAATCTCCTGCGCGCAGCGGCAACCGCGAGTGTCGGGCACCTCGTGTACATCTCGGTCACAGCCGCCGACCTGCTTCCGCTGACCTACTTCCGCGCGAAATTCGCCGCCGAGCAAGCCGTAGCCGAATCGGGCATCCCCTGGACCACGCTGCGGGCTGCGCAGTTCCACGACTTCGTGCCGAATCTGGTGGACACGATGCGGAAATCGCCGGTGTTGCCGGTGCTGGGCGGGGCGCGCCTGCAACCGGTGGACACCCGTGAGGTGGCGGCCCGGCTGGTGGAACTGGCGGGCGGCGCACCCGCCGGACGGGTGCCGGATCTGGTCGGCCCCGAGGTCTTCGGGATGCGCGATCTGGTCCGCGACTATCTGGCGACGCTCGGCAAGCGGCGTGCGCTGCTGACCGTCCGGGTGCCGGGCAAGGCGGGCCGGGTCTACCGCGCGGGCGAGAACCTGGTGACCGAAGGCGCCGAGGTGGGCAAGCTGAGATGGGCGGACTACCTCACGGAGCACCAAGGCGCGGTCCGGGCCGGATGA
- a CDS encoding TetR/AcrR family transcriptional regulator C-terminal domain-containing protein codes for MPESRPPLTRDAVLLAAVRLADEHGLAALSMRRLAQALGVEAMSLYNHVRNKDDLLDGIADLVVGEMTPPAAGGDWKAALRARSASAHEVLLRHPWATGLIGSRINVGPAMLRYIDATVGCLRAAGFSLPQADRAWNALDSHLYGFTLQELHFPLAPSEYASAAQQFLPRIPAEEYPHMNALSQLVIDGKHTGIADFGFGLDLILDGLERLLTESAD; via the coding sequence ATGCCCGAGTCTCGCCCGCCGCTCACCAGGGACGCGGTGCTGCTCGCCGCGGTCCGGCTCGCCGACGAGCACGGCCTCGCCGCGCTGTCCATGCGGCGACTGGCACAGGCACTCGGCGTCGAGGCGATGTCGCTGTACAACCACGTGCGCAACAAGGACGACCTGCTCGACGGCATCGCCGATCTGGTGGTCGGCGAGATGACGCCACCCGCCGCCGGCGGCGATTGGAAGGCCGCCCTGCGCGCCCGGTCGGCCTCCGCCCACGAGGTATTGCTGCGCCATCCGTGGGCGACCGGACTGATCGGCTCCCGGATCAACGTCGGCCCCGCCATGCTGCGCTACATCGATGCCACCGTGGGCTGCCTGCGCGCGGCGGGATTCTCACTGCCACAAGCCGACCGCGCGTGGAACGCACTCGACAGCCACCTCTACGGCTTCACCTTGCAAGAGCTGCATTTTCCCTTGGCGCCGTCCGAATATGCCTCCGCCGCACAACAGTTCCTGCCGCGCATCCCAGCCGAAGAGTATCCCCACATGAACGCGCTCTCCCAGCTGGTCATCGATGGGAAACACACGGGCATAGCCGATTTCGGCTTCGGGCTCGACCTGATCCTGGACGGCCTGGAGCGGCTGCTGACCGAGAGCGCGGACTGA
- a CDS encoding RidA family protein, whose amino-acid sequence MTISTHINPETLHSNPAFTQVVRVSAAADTIYVGGQNGVDASGRVVGPDVASQARQAFANLQTCLAAAGASIEHVVKWTILVREGEPLQDGFAAFGEVWGNRPNPPAITVAQVAGFAVPGAVCEIEAVAAVPA is encoded by the coding sequence ATGACGATCAGCACGCACATCAATCCCGAAACGCTGCACAGCAACCCGGCTTTCACCCAGGTCGTGCGGGTGTCGGCCGCCGCGGACACGATCTACGTCGGCGGGCAGAACGGAGTGGACGCTTCCGGTCGCGTCGTCGGCCCGGACGTCGCCTCCCAGGCCCGCCAGGCTTTCGCGAACCTGCAGACGTGTCTCGCCGCCGCGGGCGCCTCGATCGAGCACGTGGTGAAGTGGACGATCCTGGTCCGCGAGGGCGAGCCGCTGCAGGACGGATTCGCCGCGTTCGGCGAGGTATGGGGCAACCGCCCGAACCCGCCCGCGATCACTGTCGCCCAGGTCGCGGGTTTCGCGGTGCCCGGCGCCGTCTGCGAGATCGAAGCCGTGGCCGCCGTTCCGGCCTGA
- a CDS encoding YafY family transcriptional regulator — MLETSARLLRLLSLLQTPRDWTGAELAERLEVDVRTVRRDIDKLRTLGYPVDATPGVAGYRLGAGAKLPPLLLDDDEAVAVALGLRTAAGGTIAGIEDSSLRALAKLEQVLPARLRYRVGTLQAATVTVPAGGPTVDPDVLTAVAAAIRDQHRLRFDYRDHDGAMSSRTTEPHRLAHTGRRWYLIGWDVDRADWRTYRVDRLHPRIPTGPRFTPREAPDADLSGYLTRGVTTAPYRYAARITMSVPAEVAAERIAPTVGVIEARDAASCVLRTGANSLDELAIYVATFGFPFRVHEPPELVTHIRELAARLAAAVE; from the coding sequence ATGTTGGAAACCTCGGCGCGGCTGCTGCGCCTGCTGTCGCTGTTGCAGACGCCCCGCGATTGGACCGGCGCCGAACTCGCCGAACGACTCGAGGTGGACGTGCGCACCGTCCGCCGGGACATCGACAAGCTGCGCACGCTGGGCTATCCGGTGGACGCGACGCCCGGTGTGGCGGGGTACCGGCTCGGCGCGGGGGCGAAACTGCCTCCGTTGCTGCTGGACGACGACGAGGCGGTCGCTGTGGCGCTCGGCCTGCGCACCGCGGCGGGCGGCACCATCGCGGGCATCGAGGACAGTTCGCTGCGGGCTCTCGCCAAACTCGAGCAAGTGCTGCCCGCGCGGCTGCGCTACCGCGTCGGCACGCTCCAGGCCGCGACGGTCACGGTGCCCGCGGGCGGGCCCACCGTCGATCCCGACGTGCTCACCGCCGTCGCCGCCGCCATTCGCGATCAGCACCGTCTGCGCTTCGACTATCGCGATCACGACGGCGCCATGTCGTCGCGCACCACGGAACCGCACCGCCTGGCACACACGGGCAGGCGGTGGTACCTCATCGGCTGGGACGTCGACCGGGCGGATTGGCGCACCTATCGCGTCGACCGCCTCCATCCGCGCATCCCGACCGGACCCCGTTTCACCCCGCGCGAAGCACCCGACGCGGACCTGTCCGGATACCTCACCCGCGGCGTCACCACCGCGCCGTACCGCTACGCCGCCCGCATCACCATGAGCGTTCCAGCGGAGGTGGCCGCCGAGCGCATCGCGCCGACCGTCGGCGTCATCGAGGCGCGGGACGCCGCGAGCTGCGTGCTCCGGACCGGCGCCAACTCGCTCGACGAACTGGCGATCTACGTCGCCACCTTCGGCTTCCCGTTCCGGGTGCACGAACCACCAGAACTCGTCACGCACATTCGCGAGCTCGCCGCCCGCCTCGCCGCGGCGGTCGAGTGA
- a CDS encoding MarR family transcriptional regulator: MDMSELLDDPRLTTMGLLFEAHGGVVAKLEPVWKAHGLSGLDLNALMRLSRSPGRRLRMSELAVQTSLSTSGVTRLVDRLARAELVERELDPGDRRSSYAVLTDAGAARLAQVLPDYLAAVDRWFVGLLRPDQLTALSEALRIVRDTSNPEATFRMD; this comes from the coding sequence ATGGACATGAGTGAGCTGCTGGACGATCCACGTCTGACCACGATGGGCCTGCTGTTCGAGGCCCACGGCGGTGTGGTCGCCAAGCTGGAGCCCGTCTGGAAGGCGCACGGTCTGTCCGGGCTGGATCTCAACGCCCTGATGCGGCTGAGCCGCTCCCCGGGGCGTCGGCTGCGCATGTCGGAGCTGGCGGTGCAGACCTCGCTGTCGACCAGTGGCGTCACCCGCTTGGTCGATCGGCTGGCTCGTGCCGAGCTGGTCGAACGGGAGCTGGACCCGGGGGATCGGCGCAGCTCCTATGCGGTGCTCACCGACGCGGGCGCGGCACGGCTCGCGCAGGTGCTGCCGGACTATCTCGCCGCCGTCGACCGCTGGTTCGTCGGATTGCTGAGGCCCGATCAGCTCACTGCGTTGTCCGAGGCGTTGCGAATCGTGCGGGATACGTCCAATCCGGAGGCCACGTTCCGGATGGATTGA